In a single window of the Antennarius striatus isolate MH-2024 chromosome 3, ASM4005453v1, whole genome shotgun sequence genome:
- the fam81b gene encoding protein FAM81B, which yields MSHKSKPQSNQNHMRPDNLEGRLVGQERTLAVLLEEAFRIKDEVASSLQSTKSSAQVEAFSRKLLENHILTVTRIVKQLSLDIQTLERQMAQRDVITAGTNMAVQSLDQKTLASIGDLRGSVARCDATITKLGADVNAWDRQLNRIQQKVSELRSTVDTRFKELEAKVRNDLKRVEASLSEHSQSQRSAMSDLQSRLQLLENRMSGEVEEAKELTASLTKWTEQELSSSDRRCTLREEQLLTTVSGFSDRMHALEARVEKFETQLKKAERCQAGDLKHSDARLAQRMSSVENGLHEEMQLLKQEYHKGFQSVHDTIESLRQIGEIKSHLNMKKLQKQNVGVV from the exons ATGTCCCACAAATCAAAGCCACAGTCCAATCAGAACCACATGAG GCCCGATAATTTGGAGGGCCGTCTGGTGGGTCAGGAGAGGACGCTGGCCGTGCTCCTGGAGGAGGCTTTCAGGATCAAAGATGAGGTGGCGTCCAGTCTGCAGTCCACCAAGAGCTCCGCCCAGGTGGAGGCGTTCTCCCGTAAGCTTCTGGAGAACCACATACTGACCGTCACTCGCATAGTGAAGCAGCTCAGCCTGGACATACAG ACCCTGGAGAGACAGATGGCACAGCGGGACGTCATCACTGCTGGAACTAACATGGCTGTTCAAAGCCTGGACCAGAAGACCCTGGCTAGTATTGGAGACCTGAGGGGGAGCGTTGCCAG GTGTGATGCCACCATCACAAAGCTCGGTGCTGACGTGAACGCTTGGGACCGGCAGCTGAACAGAATCCAGCAAAAGGTGTCAGAGCTCAGATCAACTGTGGACACGAGGTTCAAAGAACTAGAAGCCAAGGTGAGAAACG ACCTCAAGCGGGTGGAGGCCTCGCTGTCAGAGCATTCCCAGAGTCAAAGGAGCGCCATGTCCGACCTGCAATCAAGACTTCAGCTGCTAGAAAACAG AATGTCAGGAGAAGTGGAGGAAGCCAAAGAGCTGACGGCTTCTCTGACAAAGTGGACGGAACAAGAACTCAGCAGCTCGGACCGGCGCTGCACATTACGAGAGGAACAACTG TTAACCACGGTGTCAGGGTTTTCCGACCGGATGCACGCTTTGGAGGCCCGCGTGGAGAAGTTTGAAACCCAGCTGAAGAAGGCCGAACGCTGCCAGGCAGGTGATCTGAAACACTCTGACGCCAGACTCGCTCAGAGGATGAGCTCTGTGGAGAACGGCCTTCACGAGGAAATGCAGCTGCTCAAACAAGAATACCACAAAG GGTTCCAGTCTGTGCATGACACCATTGAGTCCCTGAGGCAGATAGGTGAAATCAAATCCCATCTCAACATGAAGAAGCTGCAGAAGCAGAACGTCGGGGTTGTTTGA
- the LOC137593047 gene encoding uncharacterized protein — MPVLFSGWDVVDDGASLPAEKLGVSQFPRKGRVYIMYHGTTVDNARHIITEGFLQSSGGMLGKGVYVSRDINKAAVYPRHHPSTDRVVLELRVRPGRVKRIANDNDLQFDWHANRYNTAWVPANCGLSAAPAGMEEDCVFNPRRVMVVGIAKAPDNGVQSELQQLVDSMMPGAGDGAAVKCSLCKRKTQHGAQHINQQCWKCGKNICILATKHFCP; from the coding sequence ATGCCCGTTCTTTTCTCCGGCTGGGATGTGGTCGATGACGGTGCTTCGTTGCCCGCTGAGAAGTTGGGGGTTTCCCAGTTTCCCCGTAAAGGACGCGTCTACATCATGTATCATGGAACCACTGTCGACAATGCCCGACACATCATAACCGAAGGTTTTTTGCAGTCGTCTGGTGGCATGCTGGGAAAGGGCGTGTACGTCAGTCGTGATATAAACAAAGCAGCAGTTTACCCACGACACCACCCGTCCACGGACCGCGTGGTCCTGGAGTTGCGCGTCCGCCCCGGCCGCGTCAAGCGCATCGCCAATGACAACGACCTGCAATTCGATTGGCACGCAAACCGCTACAACACCGCATGGGTGCCCGCAAACTGCGGTCTATCTGCTGCGCCCGCAGGCATGGAGGAGGACTGTGTGTTCAATCCCAGGAGAGTGATGGTGGTGGGCATCGCCAAGGCACCAGACAACGGCGTGCAGAGTGAACTTCAGCAGCTTGTGGACTCCATGATGCCTGGAGCAGGAGATGGTGCTGCGGTCAAGTGTTCCCTGTGTAAGAGAAAGACGCAGCACGGTGCCCAGCACATCAACCAGCAGTGCTGGAAGTGTGGAAAAAACATCTGCATTCTTGCTACCAAGCATTTCTGTCCATAA